One genomic window of Streptomyces sp. WP-1 includes the following:
- a CDS encoding serine hydrolase, with the protein MEAPFTADRLRGLTHDHSVPGAQLTIRRAGKRVSVATGVTRVGTARPVTVDTAFALGSVTKAFTATVVAQLVAQGELEWDDPVCEYLAEFDGAVDGRMSAVTLRHLLSHTAGLVADHELDSSRESSLARYTASAVLTSPLHEPGRYFSYSNTGYNIAGHVIETVGDMKWQAVVENSLLRPLGIDPVFLSGGPAAGLRTVADGHTVRPGRERGVHPVGVYVPDGWAPASGLAGSADDLVALAALHLGDHPDADALLPAADRAEMAARDPRANAFGMADGWGLGLAHYASPDGPWLGHDGTADGGTAHLRFHPRTGTAVALTTNATTGTLLWADLVDILREHGIPVGDHRPTTSTAPAVQTGLNRFTGDYRNGDTRFTVRTHQDGTTLRLTDATGLTAGLALRGDLTFDARRTDAETAPFSGRFVTETATGDVVLMQLGGRSARRTSAA; encoded by the coding sequence GTGGAAGCGCCTTTCACGGCGGACCGGTTGCGAGGACTCACGCACGACCACTCTGTTCCCGGCGCGCAGCTGACCATCCGCCGGGCCGGGAAAAGGGTATCGGTGGCCACGGGTGTGACACGCGTCGGGACCGCCCGGCCGGTGACGGTGGACACCGCCTTCGCCCTGGGCTCGGTGACCAAGGCGTTCACGGCCACCGTAGTCGCCCAACTCGTCGCGCAGGGCGAACTGGAATGGGACGACCCGGTCTGTGAATACCTGGCGGAGTTCGACGGGGCGGTGGACGGGAGAATGTCCGCCGTCACCCTGAGGCACCTGCTTTCTCACACCGCGGGGCTGGTCGCCGACCATGAACTCGACAGCAGCCGGGAATCGTCCCTGGCGCGTTACACGGCAAGCGCCGTGCTCACCTCTCCCCTGCACGAACCCGGTCGATACTTCTCCTACTCGAACACCGGCTACAACATCGCCGGACACGTCATCGAGACGGTCGGTGACATGAAATGGCAGGCGGTCGTCGAAAATTCCCTCTTACGACCGCTCGGTATCGACCCGGTGTTCCTGAGCGGCGGCCCGGCGGCAGGCCTTCGCACCGTCGCCGACGGCCACACCGTACGGCCGGGCCGCGAGCGCGGCGTGCACCCCGTCGGCGTGTACGTGCCGGACGGCTGGGCACCGGCGAGCGGGCTGGCCGGCAGCGCCGACGACCTGGTCGCGCTCGCCGCCCTGCACCTGGGCGACCACCCCGACGCCGACGCCCTGCTCCCCGCCGCGGACCGTGCCGAGATGGCGGCCCGGGATCCCCGCGCGAACGCCTTCGGTATGGCCGACGGATGGGGCCTCGGCCTCGCCCACTACGCCTCGCCCGACGGCCCCTGGCTCGGACACGATGGCACGGCCGACGGCGGCACCGCGCACCTGCGGTTCCATCCGCGCACCGGCACCGCCGTCGCACTGACCACCAACGCGACCACCGGCACCCTGCTGTGGGCCGACCTCGTCGACATCCTGCGGGAGCACGGTATACCGGTGGGCGACCACCGCCCCACGACCTCCACCGCACCTGCCGTGCAGACGGGTCTCAACCGTTTCACCGGTGACTACCGCAACGGCGACACGCGCTTCACCGTCCGCACCCACCAGGACGGCACCACCCTGCGCCTGACAGACGCCACCGGTCTCACCGCCGGCCTCGCGCTCCGCGGCGACCTGACCTTCGACGCCCGGCGCACGGACGCCGAGACCGCCCCCTTCTCCGGCCGGTTCGTCACCGAAACCGCCACGGGCGATGTGGTCCTCATGCAACTCGGCGGACGCTCCGCCCGGCGGACGTCGGCCGCGTAG